A window of the Anthonomus grandis grandis chromosome 9, icAntGran1.3, whole genome shotgun sequence genome harbors these coding sequences:
- the LOC126740778 gene encoding uncharacterized protein LOC126740778 isoform X4, translating to MSHYMTQKPVILSKHKINVIAHGRPLSPIGSIRSISPYVPRCVKSNPDKENHGRSLPSLRSASTISTADYQRTAQDNLLSISNNLSNMLQETFSGIDNICQKVRLCLIETNALSTPESQHFFSVTKSRIESKLSVCEEENEVLDPKNPSLSESDPIITVAEIIEENVEEKPDIEIKEVKTEEEPLKKPKRSNSLTPFFTILNPTTLSAESVGVKSMSSKLMLSRKCTAENLKHTMKEVEKLTNYENFLTSMVDDINREIDECYSNCQKMGGDTKKNNKKLKRPNTSPVQGNVDGNCQKYTNTAALNVLKKIKKIHKDGNEEHFSDNDLLSKLSPINLKSRHPVLMNEKTDFSYPDVYRKRAITNLFGRMQAQLEANDSFIFFQKLMAKNRKNFEKNRPMSSGSRQSLKNSKIKQPMQYLVSQKAFEKRQNESSMRKKSLTEFLSKKYHDSLWFKKQGKLARKEKHKKKQIETIKNSKFLTKNYSIDSTNSLPSSRQTNRSTSKRSSKESSVSLNVFLGTLSKYEVTVTNNQPLSNSERCRIHWMRTKYSQLSHKRLKYLDILDDISEKDILPFKAEYPRKDEINNTSRNVKDSYLYQMMYGNAKDKAWTELIEPSTKGSNENLKLCSDLPVTQNDKNERQQIEHDKAQVIRTLSKYIFNHKSPSTIFTVMPVHVFYDNPRLNNGPRRAEVVPQKLPLPPMKETKEVVKKAEWMTDLCRRQKPMKVVFDPILRKIEKEIRIVSGRNERKRSPPRMNLTSSWSPKNFSKFCAPHKTAGVRTGSVNIESLQMVQQPSKHVRTAPINENQSTAGLSKGTADSHHPVVPPLWNSTQGINSAVTKKDTIKGIQKELDQQVAKSKDDRKRKIWENKYGKSVGQKLLNFIEKQPSAYQTPIPKYALPKTVKDTNRQKQMLNQLLSLKQKNDDIQVNIQKAIGVIEQKMVDILGKPATQGMEAFDQMEKEISDVLSLMKTNIPRKNCNDNVDSYCNDIDQISKELFTKLDKILESPVLTSEKSSEHNSSRCKKRTKQRFARDRSQTADMKQVCFSSTSASGEEKFTITGISPRKSTKRPMRLLNSSQNADLELLNVQKLRDEIQAQRLKNCNELTDANENPNQVTESINSIPKNLHTSDIKPVVEQVVNLALCSVPKGGFAGDQPEKRKKSINIESPVNYSIEDDDESTHSKGYGDSGNKPFEPRCEKADANGDVTVSQIGEVIQETKIETELEKNSNQTLILNDQTLPEANKDIKELADLYYTPATSPICNIRDTFQVLPQEPDIGSTWQQEPEILNDFTKDFPVKESAEVEDVTCEQPSRESMQELQDISESVALQLSESSEDGHSTTSLEKDEFYKNVTRIITRVETVYSQLDEFEEILSKEEEQQQPKIPIFQDSLTKNEEIPPDTFLTPFMHDVKNLRQAITDKTSPKNSPRICRSPSFFNVINLLDNLTDIKGEMPIEVYTARVLNTALLCHIPQTFCFSWIQNPISYSSTELAHSKVPMKKKSGCLKNPSSLVNMNTSPSKSKQKVSFLLQKEHKASQVTICAVHAKLSTERVLSSDNSTLTSNSYQSKKDQQVSAYLNAQESRSVDNIMSLNEDVTLQTTTEYSEEIVNKLEDPMPEQVVQKTQENIQKHDADENENKKNVVEIFRSGNPEEDGKEKIKIFHDTFVKDKDVIKECLKGFYNDHFITQATNSQNQNFIVKKHDGSVDKLVKNSNLLKRAITERQNLRIMKTRNLCLSLQQKISQDEILDSSAGISSGKKEGLIKGFYAFVYLLMFTALNLEYKCVQ from the exons ATGTCACACTACATGACCCAAAAACCGGTCATTTTAAGTAAGCATAAAATAAACGTTATTGCACATGGGCGACCATTAAGCCCTATTGGATCGATTAGATCGATTAGCCCTTATGTACCAAGATGTGTTAAGA GTAATCCAGACAAAGAAAACCATGGGCGCTCTTTACCATCTTTGCGATCTGCATCCACAATATCGACAGCAGATTATCAAAGAACTGCACAAGACAATTTGTTATctattagtaataatttaagtaatatGCTGCAAGAGACTTTTTCGGGCATAGATAATATTTGCCAAAAAGTCAGATTGTGTTTAATAGAAACTAATGCTCTAAG TACTCCTGAAAGTCAGCACTTTTTCTCAGTAACGAAAAGTCGCATTGAAAGCAAACTGAGTGTATGTGAAGAAGAAAATGAAGTATTGGACCCTAAAAATCCCAGTCTTAGTGAGTCTGATCCAATAATTACTGTTGCTGAAATAATAGAAGAAAATGTTGAAGAAAAACCCGACATCGAAATTAAAGAAGTTAAAACTGAAGAGGAACCTTTAAAGAAACCTAAAAG GAGCAATAGCTTGACACCCTTTTTTACCATCCTGAATCCTACAACGCTCTCGGCCGAATCGGTCGGTGTCAAATCGATGTCGTCCAAACTGATGCTTTCACGCAAATGTACCgctgaaaatttaaaacatacaatGAAGGAAGTCGAAAAATTGACCAACTACGaaaactttttaacctccatGGTTGACGATATCAACAGAGAAATCGATGAATGCTACTCAAACTGTCAAAAGATGGGTGGAGacacaaaaaagaataataaaaaa CTTAAAAGGCCAAATACGTCTCCTGTGCAAGGGAACGTTGATGGCAATTGTCAAAAATACACTAATACCGCAGCCTTAAATGTccttaagaaaattaagaaaattcatAAAGATGGAAACGAAGAACATTTTTCAGACAATGATTTGCTTTCTAAGTTGTCACCAATAAATCTTAAAAGCAGACATCCTGTTCTAATGA ATGAAAAGACAGATTTTTCATACCCTGATGTATATCGTAAAAGAGCAATAACTAATCTATTTGGAAGAATGCAGGCTCAACTAGAGGCCAACGACAGTTTcatcttttttcaaaaattaatggccaaaaacagaaaaaattttgaaaaaaatagaccaaTGTCTAGCGGATCACGCCaaag TCTGAagaactctaaaataaaacagCCAATGCAGTACCTAGTTAGCCAAAAAGCTTTTGAAAAACGACAAAATGAATCTTCGATGCGGAAAAAATCATTGACcgaatttttaagtaaaaaatatcatgaCAGCCTATGGTTTAAGAAACAG GGAAAACTtgcaagaaaagaaaaacacaaaaagaaacaaattgagACAATAAAGAATAGtaaattcttaacaaaaaattatagtatCGATAGTACTAATAGCTTACCATCATCTAGGCAGACAAATAGAAGTACATCAAAACGATCCTCAAAAGAGAGTAGTGTCAGTCTTAATG TTTTTTTAGGAACATTATCTAAATATGAAGTAACAGTTACAAATAATCAACCCCTTTCCAACTCCGAAAGATGCAGAATACACTGGATGAGAACGAAATATTCGCAGTTAAGTCATAAAAGGTTAAAATATCTAGATATTCTGGATGATATAAGTGAGAAAgatattttgccttttaaagCTGAATATCCAAGAAAAGATGAAATTAATAACACa TCACGCAATGTTAAAGACTCCTATTTATACCAAATGATGTATGGAAATGCCAAGGATAAAGCTTGGACTGAATTAATCGAGCCTAGCACGAAAGGATCAAATGAAAACTTAAAACTATGTAGCGATCTTCCAGTTACTCAAAAT GATAAAAATGAAAGGCAACAGATTGAACATGACAAAGCTCAGGTTATCAGGACGCTCTCAAAATACATCTTCAATCACAAAAGTCCAAGTACAATTTTCACAGTGATGCCTG TTCACGTATTTTATGATAATCCGAGGCTTAATAATGGCCCTAGAAGAGCGGAAGTCGTGCCACAAAAGTTGCCCTTACCACCAATGAAAGAAACAAAAGAAGTCGTTAAAAAGGCAGAATGGATGACGGATTTATGTAGAAGGCAAAAGC CGATGAAAGTGGTATTTGATCCAATTCTACGAAAAATCGAAAAGGAAATTCGAATAGTATCTGGAAGGAATGAAAGAAAGCGATCACCTCCCAGGATGAATCTTACTAGTTCTTGGTCTCCAAAAA ATTTTAGTAAATTCTGCGCTCCACATAAAACAGCTGGTGTTCGAACAGGATCTGTAAATATTGAATCTCTTCAGATGGTGCAACAACCTAGTAAACATGTAAGAACAGCTCCTATCAATGAGAATCAGAGTACTGCAGG CCTTTCCAAAGGAACCGCAGATTCACACCACCCAGTAGTTCCACCATTATGGAATTCCACTCAAGGGATTAATTCTGCCGTgacaaaaaaag ATACAATCAAAGGTATTCAAAAAGAATTGGACCAGCAAGTAGCCAAATCAAAAGAtgatagaaaaagaaaaatatgggAGAATAAATATGGCAAATCTGTTGGgcaaaaactgttaaattttatagaaaaacagCCCAGTGCTTATCAGACTCCCATTCCAAAGTATGCTTTGCCAA agACAGTCAAGGATACGAATAGGCAAAAGCAAATGTTGAACCAACTTCTTTCACTTAAGCAAAAAAATGATGATATTCAAGTGAATATTCAGAAAGCAATTGGAGTAATTGAACAAAAAATGGTGGACATCCTTGGAAA aCCAGCAACTCAAGGTATGGAAGCTTTTGATCAAATGGAGAAAGAAATATCTGACGTTTTAAGCCTAATGAAAACAAATATTCCAAGGAAAAATTGTAATGATAACGTAGACAGCTATTGTAATGATATTGATCAAATTTCAAAGGAG CTTTTTACGAAGTTGGATAAAATATTAGAATCGCCAGTGCTTACATCAGAGAAGAGCAGTGAGCATAATTCATCTAGATGTAAAAAAAGAACTAAACAAAGATTTGCCAGAGATAGGTCGCAAACTGCTGATATGAAGCAAGTTTGTTTTag TTCTACTTCTGCTTCGGGAGAAGAGAAATTTACCATCACAGGGATCTCTCCCAGAAAATCGACAAAAAGACCCATGCGTCTTTTAAATTCTTCTCAAAATGCGGATCTGGAATTATTAAATGTACAGAAATTGCGAGATGAAATTCAAGCTCAACGATTGAAAAACTGCAATGAACTTACTGATGCTAATGAGAACCCTAATCAAGTAACAGAATCAATTAATAGCATTCCTAAAAATCTACATACAAGTGATATCAAGCCAGTAGTTGAGCAG gtggtgaatttagcattgTGCAGCGTACCTAAAGGAGGCTTTGCTGGAGACCAACCTGAAAAGCgcaaaaaaagtataaatattgaaaGTCCTGTTAATTATAGTATTGAAGATGATGATGAATCAACGCACTCAAAGGGATATGGAGATTCTGGTAATAAACCTTTTGAACCACGCTGTGAGAAAGCTGACGCTAATGGAGATGTAACTGTCAGTCAAATAGGAGAAGTTATACAGGAAACTAAAATTGAAACAG AGCTTGAGAAAAATTCTAatcaaacattaattttaaatgaccaaACCCTTCCAGAAGCCAATAAAGATATAAAGGAATTAGCTGACTTATATTACACACCTGCGACCTCCCCGATTTGTAACATACGGGACACGTTTCAAGTTTTGCCTCAAGAGCCTGATATAGGATCTACATGGCAACAGGAACCAGAAATATTg AATGATTTCACCAAAGATTTCCCAGTGAAAGAATCTGCAGAGGTTGAAGATGTAACTTGTGAGCAACCTTCTCGTGAAAGTATGCAAGAGCTACAGGATATATCTGAAAGTGTAGCATTGCAACTATCGGAAAGTAGTGAAGATGGGCATAGTACAACAAGCCTTGAGAAGGacgaattttataaaaatgttaccAGGATAATCACAAGAGTAGAAACGGTATATTCGCAGCTAGATGAATTTGAAGAG attttatccAAAGAAGAAGAACAACAGCAACCTAAGATTCCAATATTTCAGGATTCATtaacaaaaaatgaagaaattccTCCTGATACTTTTCTGACCCCTTTCATGCATGATGTTAAAAACCTTAGACAAGCAATTACTGATAAAACAAGTCCCAAAAATTCACCAAGAATATGCAGAAGTCCATCATTTTTTAACGTTATCAATTTATTGGATAATCTGACTGATATTAAGGGGGAAATGCCCATTGAAGTTTACACAGCAAG AGTTCTAAACACAGCACTCTTATGCCACATTCCACAAACATTTTGCTTCTCATGGATACAAAACCCAATCTCATATAGTTCGACTGAACTCGCGCACTCAAAGGttccaatgaaaaaaaaatctggatgCCTCAAAAATCCGTCAAGCCTCGTAAACATGAACACATCGCCGTCGAAAAGTAAGCAGAAAGTTAGCTTTTTACTTCAGAAAGAACACAAGGCCTCTCAGGTGACCATTTGTGCTGTGCATGCTAAATTGTCTACTGAACGCGTGTTAAGCTCTG ATAATTCCACGTTGACTAGTAATTCGTATCAGTCGAAGAAAGACCAACAAGTTAGCGCGTACTTAAATGCGCAAGAAAGTAGAAGTGTTGATAATATAATGTCACTAAATGAGGATGTCACATTACAAACTACTACTGAGTACAGCGAAGAAATTGTTAATAAACTTGAG